The proteins below are encoded in one region of Megalops cyprinoides isolate fMegCyp1 chromosome 14, fMegCyp1.pri, whole genome shotgun sequence:
- the LOC118788945 gene encoding zinc finger protein ZIC 5-like: protein MEPPLSKRNPTLRLADLAAPHPLSHQNMTGLPGIGGHHPQSHHAHLHPGEMGNDPGVTHTPFGPEHMAQTNALKLSPSQHSQSHPEAHTAVSFTSSQTTVGFPVAHPHSGYATSRDYMLRRELSATAMQALGHQHSSASSPHHHGMFLSPTGAYGHAEGGTHPLFPGLQDQAAPGSHQHALNGQMRLALPGDIYGRTEHFGHRPEHYGASPLHSYSSMNLNVNIASAPHAAAGAFLRYMRQPIKQELICKWIDQEQTSKKPCSKTFSTMHELVNHVTVEHVGGPEQSVHVCFWEECPREGKAFKAKYKLINHIRVHTGEKPFPCPFPGCGKVFARSENLKIHKRTHTGEKPFKCEFVGCDRKFANSSDRKKHSHVHTSDKPYYCKVRGCDKSYTHPSSLRKHMKVHCKSPPPPSANSEPSYHSSLPATHGAPLSPTSGAHRSHLANRSVANLNEWYVCQGSAGPNNLHTPSSDAPTSDSEDEDSFRNLDPRAML from the exons ATGGAGCCCCCTTTGAGCAAGAGGAATCCGACTCTAAGATTAGCGGATTTGGCAGCGCCTCATCCCCTTTCTCATCAGAATATGACAGGCCTCCCAGGGATAGGGGGGCATCACCCTCAGTCCCACCATGCGCACCTCCACCCTGGGGAGATGGGCAACGACCCCGGAGTGACACACACTCCGTTCGGACCCGAGCACATGGCACAGACAAATGCGCTCAAACTTAGCCCATCTCAGCACAGTCAAAGCCACCCCGAAGCCCACACGGCGGTATCTTTCACTTCTTCTCAGACCACAGTTGGTTTCCCCGTGGCTCACCCCCACTCAGGCTACGCCACCAGCAGAGACTACATGCTCAGGAGAGAGCTCTCAGCCACTGCTATGCAAGCGCTTGGCCACCAGCATAGTTCCGCCTCCTCCCCTCATCACCATGGCATGTTCCTTTCCCCAACAGGTGCTTATGGGCACGCGGAAGGTGGTACCCATCCACTTTTTCCTGGACTTCAAGACCAAGCGGCCCCTGGTTCCCACCAGCATGCTCTCAATGGGCAGATGCGTTTGGCTCTTCCGGGGGACATTTATGGCAGGACAGAACACTTCGGCCACAGGCCCGAGCACTACGGAGCTTCTCCTCTCCACAGCTACAGCTCCATGAACTTAAATGTGAACATTGCTTCAGCTCCTCACGCCGCCGCAGGGGCGTTTTTGAGGTACATGAGGCAGCCCATCAAGCAAGAGTTAATCTGCAAATGGATCGACCAGGAACAAACTTCAAAGAAGCCCTGCTCAAAAACTTTCAGCACCATGCACGAACTAGTTAACCATGTCACGGTGGAGCACGTCGGGGGACCGGAGCAGAGCGTTCACGTTTGTTTCTGGGAGGAATGTCCGCGAGAAGGGAAGGCTTTTAAGGCGAAGTACAAACTGATAAACCACATCCGAGTTCACACGGGAGAAAAGCCATTCCCGTGTCCGTTCCCTGGCTGCGGGAAAGTGTTCGCTCGCTCGGAGAACCTCAAGATCCAcaaaaggacacacacag GGGAGAagccatttaaatgtgaatttgttgGATGTGACAGAAAGTTTGCCAACAGCAGCGACAGGAAGAAGCACTCTCACGTCCACACGAGCGATAAGCCTTACTACTGCAAAGTAAGAGGCTGCGACAAGTCGTACACTCATCCCAGCTCCTTGAGAAAGCACATGAAAGTTCACTGCAAGTCGCCCCCGCCGCCCTCTGCCAACAGTGAGCCCTCGTACCACTCCTCCTTGCCCGCGACTCACGGGGCCCCCCTCTCCCCGACGTCTGGCGCTCACCGGAGCCATTTGGCGAACCGCTCCGTCGCCAACCTCAACGAGTGGTACGTGTGCCAAGGGAGCGCCGGGCCCAACAATCTTCACACCCCTTCCAGCGACGCGCCAACATCTGACTCAGAGGACGAGGATTCTTTCAGGAACTTAGACCCAAGAGCAAtgctctga